The DNA window CGTATTACCGGATCCGGATACTTCGAGTCTTGATATACGTCCATTGATAGTAATGATGTTATTGGCCCCGGAAACTTCAGCGTTTCCGCCTTCTGAGATATAGGTCTTTGTCTGGCCAACGCCCTCAACTGAAATCGTCTTATTGTTTTTTGATTGAGTCCCTGCCTGTGCACTTACATATTGTACACCAAATAAAAGAATGCATACAGCGGCTAATTTTTTCATAATAATGATTTAGGAAACTGATAGCAAGGAAAATGCCAA is part of the Chryseobacterium camelliae genome and encodes:
- a CDS encoding DUF3060 domain-containing protein; this translates as MKKLAAVCILLFGVQYVSAQAGTQSKNNKTISVEGVGQTKTYISEGGNAEVSGANNIITINGRISRLEVSGSGNTIMTDKVSSIVVEGTSNKVYYKSAPTKTGKPAVSSSGVGNSIEKK